A DNA window from Ignavibacteriales bacterium contains the following coding sequences:
- a CDS encoding cytochrome b/b6 domain-containing protein — MENVPAGNHYLSTFDPIFLKPMILIFILLLIVQSTGVAQSNSDCIMCHSDNSLTMSRSGKSVSLFVNEKTFGKSVHGGLTCVTCHEGFKAEDLPHKSKISKVECFGCHNDIGNKHSFHPQLGKSLAEGKRPNVNCVDCHGKHDILSSKSSNSKFNENNSAESCTECHSDVKDIFLTSSHGKALEAQQKGAPNCLTCHRHEVSNLSGIRDSLQFKKEQEKMCLSCHLDNPDVQEKASPSAGFIAAYEKSVHGKALLRGNSKAANCVDCHGSHEMKKSLDPSAKISKLHISETCSQCHGKITEEYSQSIHGTALRDGILESPTCTDCHGEHNILDHNDPNSRVANTNVSEKVCSPCHSSLKLSEKYGLMGNRTETYRDSYHGLAVKAGSIEVANCASCHGIHNIKPSTDSTSMISKANMVKTCGKCHPGANERFTIGSVHSTTADIQEPLLYWIANTYILMIILTIGGMLIHNILDFIRKSKRKLMIRRGLIPEPHHGTTMYLRMSANERVQHATLVVSFITLVLTGFALKFPDAWWVAPLRNISPVMFDIRGIVHRIAGVIMIVASFYHIYYILFVERGKKLVRDLLPRQRDLTDVMGLIRYNVGISDIKPRFERFSYIEKAEYWALVWGTIVMGVTGFVLWFDNTFMGLLTKLGWDAARTVHYYEAWLATLAIIVWHFYFVIFNPDVYPLNLAFWKGTLTEEEMEDEHPVELEELKKAELLEEIKSDQQKIQSQEETIKF; from the coding sequence ATGGAGAACGTGCCGGCAGGGAATCATTATCTCTCAACCTTTGATCCGATCTTTTTAAAACCCATGATATTAATATTTATTTTATTGCTCATAGTCCAATCGACCGGTGTAGCACAATCGAACTCTGATTGTATTATGTGCCACAGCGATAACTCGCTTACAATGTCCCGCAGCGGAAAATCAGTTTCACTTTTTGTGAATGAAAAGACATTCGGCAAATCTGTTCACGGCGGTTTAACCTGTGTTACTTGCCACGAGGGGTTTAAGGCTGAAGACTTACCGCATAAATCGAAAATATCAAAAGTTGAATGTTTTGGATGTCATAATGATATTGGTAATAAACATTCTTTTCATCCTCAGTTGGGAAAATCATTAGCGGAAGGTAAGCGTCCCAATGTAAACTGCGTTGATTGTCATGGAAAACACGATATATTATCATCAAAATCTTCTAACTCGAAGTTTAATGAAAACAACAGTGCAGAATCTTGTACCGAGTGTCATTCAGATGTAAAAGATATATTTCTTACCTCTTCACACGGTAAAGCTCTCGAGGCGCAACAAAAAGGAGCGCCGAATTGTTTAACTTGTCACCGGCATGAAGTATCAAATCTCTCCGGCATACGAGATTCACTGCAATTCAAAAAAGAACAAGAAAAAATGTGCCTCTCATGTCATCTTGATAATCCGGATGTACAGGAAAAGGCATCTCCATCTGCCGGGTTTATAGCTGCATATGAAAAAAGCGTACATGGCAAAGCTTTGTTGAGGGGCAATTCAAAAGCGGCAAATTGTGTCGATTGCCACGGCAGTCATGAGATGAAAAAAAGTTTAGATCCATCGGCAAAAATCAGCAAGCTGCATATATCGGAAACTTGTTCGCAGTGTCACGGAAAAATTACAGAGGAATACAGCCAAAGTATTCATGGAACGGCGTTGCGAGACGGAATATTGGAATCACCTACATGCACAGATTGCCATGGCGAACACAATATTTTAGACCACAACGATCCAAACTCGCGTGTCGCAAACACGAATGTTTCTGAAAAAGTTTGCTCTCCGTGTCATAGCTCTCTCAAGCTTTCTGAAAAATACGGATTAATGGGGAATAGAACCGAAACCTATCGCGACAGTTATCATGGACTTGCCGTAAAAGCCGGTTCTATTGAAGTTGCAAATTGCGCAAGCTGCCACGGTATTCACAACATAAAACCATCCACAGATTCAACATCGATGATCAGTAAAGCAAATATGGTGAAAACGTGCGGCAAGTGTCACCCGGGGGCGAACGAACGATTCACTATAGGATCTGTTCATAGCACCACAGCCGATATCCAGGAGCCGCTTCTATACTGGATAGCCAATACTTATATTCTTATGATTATTCTTACAATCGGCGGAATGCTGATCCACAACATACTTGATTTTATCAGGAAATCGAAGCGTAAACTTATGATACGCCGTGGACTTATTCCCGAACCGCATCACGGAACAACAATGTATTTACGCATGAGCGCAAATGAACGCGTTCAACATGCTACATTGGTAGTCAGTTTTATAACGCTTGTGCTCACAGGATTTGCGTTAAAATTCCCCGATGCGTGGTGGGTGGCACCCTTAAGAAACATTAGTCCGGTTATGTTTGATATTCGCGGCATTGTGCATAGAATTGCCGGCGTAATAATGATTGTTGCAAGCTTTTATCATATCTATTATATTCTTTTCGTTGAGCGTGGAAAAAAATTGGTACGCGATTTATTACCCAGACAACGCGATCTAACTGATGTGATGGGTTTGATAAGATATAATGTTGGAATATCGGATATTAAGCCGAGATTTGAGCGGTTTAGTTACATAGAAAAAGCGGAATACTGGGCACTCGTCTGGGGAACAATAGTTATGGGTGTAACCGGATTTGTCCTCTGGTTCGATAATACATTTATGGGACTTCTCACAAAATTAGGATGGGACGCAGCCCGCACCGTGCACTATTATGAAGCATGGCTTGCCACACTTGCAATAATCGTTTGGCACTTTTATTTTGTGATCTTTAATCCCGATGTTTATCCTCTGAATCTTGCATTCTGGAAGGGAACATTAACCGAAGAAGAAATGGAAGACGAGCATCCTGTTGAACTTGAGGAACTTAAGAAAGCAGAATTGCTGGAAGAAATAAAATCAGATCAACAAAAAATTCAATCACAGGAAGAAACTATTAAATTTTAA
- a CDS encoding cytochrome b/b6 domain-containing protein: MLNKRSSNKPKKNQTRKRRIMETINNTEAKEYLRFSRLNRILHILMIVSFISLALTGMTLKFSYTGWAVVLSHVLGGFETAGNIHRAAAVIMFGVFFTHIYDLIRRKRKEFGTWKKLLFGPDTMLFTKKDLQDFIGNLKWFLGIGPRPNYGRWTYWEKFDYFAVFWGVFVIGSTGLTLWFPEIFTLIFPGELINVATIIHSDEALLATGFIFTVHFFNTHLRPEKFPMDIVVFTGRMTLEEFKHDKPAEYDELVKNGELEKYLVEPYPPIVLKAVRVFGWIALSLGFSITVWIVYAMIFAYR, encoded by the coding sequence CTGCTGAACAAAAGAAGCTCCAACAAACCGAAGAAAAATCAAACGCGAAAAAGGAGAATAATGGAAACAATAAATAATACTGAAGCAAAAGAGTATCTCCGCTTTTCACGGCTGAACAGAATCTTACACATACTGATGATTGTGAGTTTCATATCGCTCGCACTTACCGGCATGACATTGAAATTTTCTTACACCGGTTGGGCGGTAGTTTTGTCTCACGTTTTGGGTGGATTTGAAACAGCCGGTAACATTCATCGTGCAGCCGCTGTAATTATGTTCGGCGTATTCTTCACTCATATTTACGACCTAATACGGAGAAAAAGAAAAGAATTCGGCACATGGAAAAAACTCTTATTCGGTCCCGACACAATGCTTTTCACGAAAAAAGATTTACAAGATTTCATCGGAAATCTGAAATGGTTTCTTGGCATAGGACCCAGACCGAATTATGGTCGGTGGACTTATTGGGAAAAGTTCGATTATTTTGCCGTGTTCTGGGGGGTTTTCGTCATCGGTTCTACAGGATTAACCCTTTGGTTTCCGGAAATTTTCACATTGATATTCCCTGGGGAGTTGATAAATGTGGCAACGATCATTCACAGCGATGAAGCATTGTTAGCAACAGGATTTATTTTCACGGTTCATTTCTTTAACACACATCTTCGGCCCGAAAAATTTCCAATGGATATCGTGGTTTTCACCGGCAGAATGACGCTTGAAGAATTCAAACACGATAAACCTGCGGAATACGATGAACTGGTTAAAAATGGTGAGCTCGAAAAATATCTTGTTGAACCTTACCCTCCAATAGTTCTTAAAGCAGTCAGAGTGTTCGGATGGATCGCGCTATCGCTTGGTTTTAGTATTACGGTGTGGATCGTTTACGCGATGATTTTTGCATACAGATAA